One genomic segment of Accipiter gentilis chromosome 29, bAccGen1.1, whole genome shotgun sequence includes these proteins:
- the TIMM17A gene encoding mitochondrial import inner membrane translocase subunit Tim17-A, giving the protein MEEYAREPCPWRIVDDCGGAFTMGAIGGGIFQAIKGFRNSPVGVNHRLRGSLTAIKTRAPQLGGSFAVWGGLFSMIDCSMVRMRGKEDPWNSITSGALTGAILAARNGPVAMVGSAAMGGILLALIEGAGILLTRFASTQFSNSPQFSDDPSQLQPSPFGDYRQYQ; this is encoded by the exons ATGGAGGAGTACGCGCGTGAGCCCTG tcCCTGGAGGATAGTAGATGACTGTGGAGGTGCTTTCACGATGGGAGCGATAGGAGGTGGCATTTTCCAAGCTATCAAGGGGTTCAGAAATTCCCCAGTG GGTGTAAACCACCGGCTGCGGGGAAGTTTGACAGCTATTAAAACAAGAGCTCCACAACTGGGAG gtaGCTTTGCTGTCTGGGGAGGTCTCTTCTCCATGATTGACTGCAGTATGGTCAGAATGAGAGGGAAAGAAGATCCCTGGAATTCCATCACAAGCGGAGCCCTGACTGGAGCCATATTAGCTGCAAGAA atggacCTGTTGCCATGGTCGGATCTGCTGCGATGGGAGGAATTCTCCTAGCTTTAATTGAAGGAGCTGGTATTCTGTTAACAAGATTTGCCTCCACACAGTTTTCAAACA GCCCTCAGTTTTCAGATGACCCCTCCCAGTTGCAGCCCTCTCCGTTTGGTGACTACAGACAATACCAGTGA